GCCACCGACGTGACCCCCAGCCTGAAGGGCGCGGTGCGCGTGATCGCGCTGCCCACCCGCTTCAACCAGGCGGCGAGCTACCCCATCGGTGTGGTGAGGAACGCGGGCAGCCCGCAGGCCGCGCGGGCCTTCGTGGACTACGTCCTGTCGGGCGAGGGGCAACGCATCCTGCGCAAGTGGGGCTTTCTCGCCCCCCGGTGAGGTGACCGTATGAGGATCAACGCCCGCAATACCCTGACCGGCACCGTGAGGGCCCTCACCCTCGGCGACATCGGGGCCGAGGTGCCGCTGGAGGTGTCGCCCGGTGTGGAACCCACCGCCACCATCACCCGCGCGTCCGCCGAGCGGCTGGGGCTGGAGGTGGGCCGCCTCGCCTCGGCGGCCATCCAGGCGAGCGACGTGATGATCGCGGTGGGGGAGTGAGGCTTCGCCCCGGGACGGCTCCGGCTCGGGGGAATTCCCCGGCGGCCCGGAACATCTCCCGTCTGCCCGGCCCCTGAACCCCGATGCGCGCCCTCCCCTCCAACTCCCCCCCGCGTTCCCCCCGCCGCTCGGGCCGCCGCAGTCCTCCGGCCCCGCTAATCGCCCTGTCGGTGCTGCTCGTGCTATTTCTCCTCGTGCCGACCCTGGTGCTGCTCGGGCGGGGGCTGACCCCGGCCTTCCTGCCCACGCTGGCGAGCCCGGCCGTGCTGGATGCGCTGCGGGTCAGCCTGGCCACCACCTTCTGCGCGGTGGGGCTCACGGTGGCGCTGGGCACGCCGGTCGCGTTCCTGCTGGCGCGCTCCTCCTTTCCGGGCAGGGCGGTGCTGGACACGCTGCTCGACCTGCCCATCGTGCTGCCGCCGGTGGTCGCGGGGGTGGGGCTGCTCCTCACCTTCGGGCGCAATGGGCTGCTGGGCCCGCCGCTGGAACTCGCCGGGGTGTCCCTCGCCTTCAGCCCCGCCGCCGTGGTGCTCGCGCAGCTCTTCACCGCGGCGCCCTTCTACCTGCGGGCGGCGAAGGCCGGGTTCCTGGCCGTGGACCGGGACGTGGAGGCCGCCGCGCTGACCGACGGGGCGTCGCGCTGGGGGGCCTTTCGGCACGTCACCTGGCCGCTGGCCTTCCCCTTCCTGCTGGAGGGGCTGGTGCTGACCTGGGCGCGCGCCCTGGGGGAGTTCGGGGCGACGATCCTGTTTGCGGGGTCGCTGCCGGGCCGCACCCGGACGGTCACCCTGGCGATCTACTCGGCGCTGGAGAGTGACCTCGCGCCCGCGCTGGTCCTCTCGGCGGTGATGGTCGTGGTGGCCTTCGGGGTGCTGCTCACCGTGCGCCTGCTGGCCGCCCGGCAGCGGGCGCCGTAGGGGTCACTCCTGGTCTCTCCCCACCACCCGGGAGGTCGCCGCCGCCGCGAGCCCGCCCGCCAGATACCAGGCCACCGTCAGGAGGGGCGTGCGAGGGCTCCGCGCGCCCGGCTGACGACCCAGACCGAGTGGGCGCGGCAGGAGTACGGCGCCCAGGCCCGCCGCCAGGCCGAGCGCCCCGCCCCGGAGCCACGTTCCCCCGGGGCTCCCGGCCCCCACCAGGCTGTAATACAGGGTGTTCGAGGCGAGGTCGGCGGCTATCGTCCACCCGTAGAGGGCGCGGCCCCGGGGCGGGTCCACGTGGGCGGCCTCGAGCGACCCCGCCAGCGCCCGCTCGCCGATCACGTCCATGCGGGGGGCGTGGGGCAGGCGGCGCCGCACGACCTCGTTGAGCAGGGTGACCGTGACCGCCCCCGCCAGGCCGCCGAGGAGGGTCGGCCAGAGGCGCTGAATCAGACCCTTCTCCTGTCGGGGCTGCTCCGGGGATTTCTCCTCCACACTCCTCGTCCTGTCGTCCGTGACCACGTCTCCGCTCATGCCGGCCTCCTCTCCCCTCTAAGTACAGCAAGTCGCGCCGCGAGGGGCGTTTCCTCAAGGTCTGGTGGAGGAGACCCCACCCGCGCCCATCGCGCCTTTTTCGGCTATACTCTGTTCAGAACAGAATGCGGCGGTCCTATTTTCCGCCGTACCGGAAGGACAGCCATGACGAGAGCGAAACAAAAGGACAAAGCCGCCATCCCCCAGGAGGACGCCTTCCGGGGCTTCGACGCGCTGATGGCGACGGCGGACGTGGACAGCCAGATCGCGTCCCTGGCGGAGAGCGGGGCGGACGAGGAGACGCTGAACCGGGAACTCACCCGGGCGCTGCGGCTGGCGCAGGACCGCTGGGGGCTGGGGCTGCTCCACCTGCGGCACGAGGCGGCGGTAGTCCGGGCAGAGAACGGAACCCCCGACGTGTCGCTGCGGGTGGACGGCGCGGAGGTCAGCCGGGTCTCGGAGGGGGCCGCCGCCCTCGCCGCGCGGTACACGAGCATGCAGGCCCCGAACGCCGAGGGGCTGAGCGAGTGGGGCGTCCTCCCCGAGGGGCACCGGGTCACCCTCAAGGGTGGCACCGGGCAGCTCCGGGTGCTCGTCGAGGACGCGCGCGACTTCGAGACGCACTGGGCCGCCGAGCGGGGCGGGGTGTGGACCCGCACCTGGCGCCAGGGGGACACGCTGGCGGTCGAGGTTCACCGCCCGGCCTCGGCGGCGACCGCCCTCTCGGACGCCGCGTGGGACGTGATCACCTCCATCCGGGACCGCAACTTCCAGCGCGAGCTGATGGAGCGCAGCAACAGCGTCGGCCTGCTGGGCGCGCTGCTGGGGGCGCGGCGCAGCGGGGCGGGGGACGCCCTCTCGCAACTGCCCTCGGCGCACTTCACGGTCAGTTCCGCCGTCGTGCGGGAGAGCGGCCGGGACGCCCGCAGCCTGGACCGCTGGAAGGCCATGCTGCGTGAGGGCACCGAGGGGCTCGACGAGATGCAGCGGGCCGCCACGCGCCGATTGGCGGACGTGCTGAGCCACGGCCTGCGCTGAGGGACAGGCGGCCCCACGTTCCTCTCCATTGTTGGAGGGGCGCGGGGCCGCCGCTGTTACTGGATGGACAGCACGGGTTTGCACTCCTCCACGCCGATCAGCTCGATGTCGCTCCGGCGCCGCACTTCCCAGTCCTCCCGCCCCAGTCGCCAGCGGTTCAGCACGGCGGGCTCGCCGCGCCGTGTCGCCCAGTCCCGGCCATCCGGCCGGTAGCCCAGAGCCCCGGACACGCGGTTCGACGCCTCGTTGTCGAAGAACGCCTCACTCGTCGCTTCCGCCGCCCCGAATCCCCCGAAGGCGAGGTGCAGGATGGCCGCGCGCATCTCCCGTCCCAGGCCCTGTCGCCGGGCGCCCGGGGCCAGCCAGGAGAACGTGGTCACCGTCCTGAAGCGGTCGAAGTTCACGCCGATCAGATCCTGCATCCCCACGGCCTCCCCGCCCAGCAGGACCACGAAGTACAGGCGCCAGGACTCCGGGCGGACGGTGCCGCGCCCGCGCCAGATGGCCTGAAGCCACTTCCGTTCCCGCAGCGGATTGTCCTCGTACAGGGACATGGGGTCGTCGAAGGGGTCAGGCTGCCGCCCGGCCACTCCAGCGCGGACGATGGGGAGGAGCCGGGCCAGCAGGTCATCCGTGGCCCCATGAAGTTGGGGGCCGACGAGAGGCGGAAGCGAAACCTGCGCTAGAAAGCTGGCTCACATTTCAAGGCATCCTGCCGCTCCTGCCGCAACTCATTTCCCGTTATAAGAGCCCGGCAGTGCGGCGTGTGGAGAGCTTGGCCTGCGGGTCGCCTAAGCCCAAACCAACTGGCCCTGACCCAGACCCGCTTTCCAGGGGATGCATGACGTTGAGACGAAAAGCCATGAGCTTTACCTGGGATTGGCTTAATGGAAACTTAACCCATGGAGGTTGGTCGAATTTGCGGCAAGGTAGAGAGGTTGGGATTGCTACTGTTCTTGAGAAGGCTCATGTCTCATTCTTTCGCACTAATCGCCTAGTGCTATTGACATGTTGTCTTACGAAGGGAGATATATGCTCGCGAAGCCATTTCCTCTAATCGCACTCGGCCTCCTTCTGTTCTCTTGTGGAAAGCAGGCACCAGCTTCAAACACTGTTGCCGTGCTAGGGATGGGACCCACCAGCCTGATAGATCAACCCCCGGTCATACCTCAAGGGGTCGGCAAAATACAAGCCCTAGGCAATGATGTACAAGCTGATATTCAAAAGGTGTTCGGCTCAGCCCAAGCTGTAGACCCACTCAAACCGTGGGCACCACGCAATACGAGCCAGGCCCCGCAATCCCTTCGGCCACAAGCCTCGGGTTCAACGGGAAGTAGTTTACAAGACGGTTACACAATTACTTTTTATGACCTGAACGGCGTAAGCTTTGCATACGCTAACCATGTTTCGCAGTCCACGAACACAGCGGACAATGATCCCTCAACACTGGCGGCACGTTATGATCCTGATGCCTCCCCGAGCCCAGATCAGTCAACCTGGCAAGATAGCACCTATGTTACGGGTGCCAATACTCGACGCACACCTATCGGCGACACTCTTTACGGTTTCCCCATTCTTTACGGTATCTATAGCAGTGGATCTCAGTCTAAGGGTTTCAGTCCTGACAACATCTCTCGCTTTGTGATGCCTGCCGAGCGGCAATATTGGGCAGAGATGCGAGATGGCCGCTTCTTCGACCTTCTTAAACGTGATTGGGTAAGTGCAAATGATGTCACACAGGCTCGGCAAAAGTACGCCGAAATGCTTGATCGGATGGCGAACGATTCCAATATTGCTTCGTACGCTACTGATAAGTGGCAGGCAATGAATAATGAGTTCAAACTTTCGCCCTCTGGGTGCAACGGCGGAACAGAGCCTGGAACGTGTGTTATAGACCCAATTAATCAAACTAGTGTTGGCGGGTCTTCTACTATTGGAATCCAGAGTATAGATTCATACCAGACATGTCGAAACTATCGCTTCCTCTGGTGGGGCTGGACAACATGCCGTACTGGTTGGCGCGGCGCAATGCCTGAGGCGAAGTACGCGAAGGAGGACTACCAGCTCCTGTACGATAGTAGCTCGTACTGGGGGTGTGGTCCTGCCTCCGGCGCGTCTATGTTGTGGTGGTGGAAGGTGCGCGGTGGGAAAGACGTGATTGACAACGACTACGATGTAGACTATCGCTACGCTCGTCCAGTCAATGGAGTCTATTACGGTTACCGCGACTCGGGATACGAGCGCGCCGCGAAGGCTCTCGTATCCGACATGCAGGCGTATAACAGCATTTGGTTTTTCAAACTACCCAATAAGCAACGTGCAACAAACCCCTGGAATTATGCGTCGGGACTACAAACATACCTCGATCGACGTAATCAAGGTCTAACCAACAAATACAAACTTGCGGCAAAATCACACTATGGTTGGGGTCCTATAGCCTGGGGGCGGACCCTAGATATCCTCAAACAGCAGTTCAGCCGAGAGCAGCCTGTTGTGGGGCTCGAGTTCAGCTTGGGCATCCAGCACTCCGGCGTATTGAAGTCTTTTAACTGGGATCCGTTTGGAGACCTTTGGGCTGATTTGCAGTATGGTCCCGTAAGCGGGCGCACCAGCTTGAATCTCAGTGCCTGGTGGGTTCCCATCGCAGGTGTATATTGGATTGAGGAGGCCCCATGAATCGAGGGTGGATAGGGGTAACATTGCTGGTGTTCCTCACGGCATGTGGTCAGCGAAACGTAGGCCAACTTACGGCGACCGTAAGCGACTTGAGTAGTGAGGCGCGAGTTTCATTCTATCTGAACACGATGCCCGTCAAGCAGGCGGTTCTCGCTGCTGGTCAAGGCATCAGTTACGTTTACAACGATGCAGTGGGCACACAAATTTGTATTGAACTTGATCAACAGGGTAAGACGACGGGCTTTAGGGGTCAGATTCCTACAGTCGTGCCCACAATCATTAATATTAGTGAAAGGAGCGGGCAGTACGTTGTTGAGGGCAATGCAAGCGAATTTGTGAATCGTACCGTAAAATGCATCTGAATACGATTTGAGGTTCGTTATTTAGGGACCAAGTGGTTTAAGTGACGTGACCTGTGTGACATGGGTTGCGTCACTTGAACTATTCAAAAGAGGACGGCCTGTCCTCTTCGTTGTCGCGCATCTCCGGGACGAGCAGCAGGCGCTGCTCGTCCTCGACCGGACCAACTGGAAAGGCGGTAAGCACGACCTGAACATCCTGTTGCTGAGTGTACGGTGGCAAACCTTCAGCTTCCCGCTCTTGTGGACCTTGTTGCCGCGTGGCGGCAACAGCAACATGGCGACCCGTATCGCCCTGGTCGAACGTCTACTTCCCTTACTTCAAGGCCGGAGGGTGTTCTTGGGGGCCGACGAGAGGCGGAAGCGAAACCTGCGCTAGAAAGCTGGCTCACATTTCAAGGCATCCTGCCGCTCCTGCCGCAACTCATTTCCCGTGATAAGAGCCCGGCAGTGCGGCGCGTGGAGAGCTTGGCCTGCGGGTCGCCCAAGAGATGAGAAACAGAATCCAGCGATCGAGGCGCTTCTAGCGGGATTCTCTGGTCGTCTTGCCCTTAGCACGGGTTTCGGTTCCGACTCTCGTGTGACCTCAAGTTCCAGCCTGGGCGTGATGACTCCGAGATTCGGCAGCGGGTAGAGATGAACGGCCCTAGCTCCAGGAGAAGACGGGCCACCCACGGAATCCATGCGCGAAATAGCCTAATGGCCGCGACAAAGGACCCGAGGACCAGTTCGGGTCGCTGGGCTTCATGGTAAATGTGGTGGCCCTGAGGGACGCTCGATATTACTCCGCCCCCCGGATCGCCCGCAGCCGCTCCAGCACCTCGGCGGCGTGGGTGTGGGGCACCACGTCGCGCCAGTGGGCGGCGATCCTCCCGTCCGGCGAGATCAGGAAGGTTTCGCGTCGGGCGGGGCGGACCTCGTCGCCGGGCTCGGGCTCGTCGAGCACGCCGTACAGGCTGCTGAGGGCGTGGGTGCGGTCGGGGATGAGGGGGAAGTCGAGCTGGCACAGGCCGCGGAACTCCACCTGGCTCTGGCGGGTGTCGCTGCTGACGCCCACGAGCTGCGCCCCCGCCGCCCGGAACTCGGGGAAGAGGGCCTGGAAGCGCCGCGCCTGCATCTGGCAGTGGGTGGCCGCCGCCCGGGGAAAGAAGAACAGGACGACCCAGCGGCCCCGCCACCCCGAGAACGTGAGGGGCTGCCCCGCGTCGTCGGTCACCGTGAAGTCGGGGGCGAGGTCCCCCACCTGGAGCGTTCGGGTGCTCGGGATCGTCATAGAAGAGGTCCAGTATGCCCCCCTCGGACAGCCGGGCGTGGGGGAAAACTTCACGGTGGCAACTCATCCGCGCCCATGCTCTCCTGTCCCTATGCCGCAACTCCCGCTGCGTGCCGTCCTGGGCGCGCTGGTGCTCATGTCCACTGCCCTCGCCAGCGTCGAGAACGACCTCGGCGCCGTCCTGAAGTTCGGCCCGCGGGTGGCGGGCAGCCCCGCGAACGAGCAGGCCCGCACCTACCTGGAGGGGCAGCTTCGCGCGCTGGGCTACCAGACCCGCCGGGAAAGCTTCTCCTACCCCCGCTTCGACGACCTGGGTTCAGGTGTGCGGGTGGGAGACCAGGCGCTGGCCGGGCTCGCCCTCCAGGGCACGGTGGGGGGCGAGGTGACCGCCCCCGCCGTCCGCGTGCCCGGC
Above is a genomic segment from Deinococcus aerius containing:
- a CDS encoding TOBE domain-containing protein produces the protein MRINARNTLTGTVRALTLGDIGAEVPLEVSPGVEPTATITRASAERLGLEVGRLASAAIQASDVMIAVGE
- a CDS encoding ABC transporter permease, translated to MRALPSNSPPRSPRRSGRRSPPAPLIALSVLLVLFLLVPTLVLLGRGLTPAFLPTLASPAVLDALRVSLATTFCAVGLTVALGTPVAFLLARSSFPGRAVLDTLLDLPIVLPPVVAGVGLLLTFGRNGLLGPPLELAGVSLAFSPAAVVLAQLFTAAPFYLRAAKAGFLAVDRDVEAAALTDGASRWGAFRHVTWPLAFPFLLEGLVLTWARALGEFGATILFAGSLPGRTRTVTLAIYSALESDLAPALVLSAVMVVVAFGVLLTVRLLAARQRAP
- a CDS encoding DNA repair protein gives rise to the protein MTRAKQKDKAAIPQEDAFRGFDALMATADVDSQIASLAESGADEETLNRELTRALRLAQDRWGLGLLHLRHEAAVVRAENGTPDVSLRVDGAEVSRVSEGAAALAARYTSMQAPNAEGLSEWGVLPEGHRVTLKGGTGQLRVLVEDARDFETHWAAERGGVWTRTWRQGDTLAVEVHRPASAATALSDAAWDVITSIRDRNFQRELMERSNSVGLLGALLGARRSGAGDALSQLPSAHFTVSSAVVRESGRDARSLDRWKAMLREGTEGLDEMQRAATRRLADVLSHGLR
- a CDS encoding GNAT family N-acetyltransferase, whose protein sequence is MAGRQPDPFDDPMSLYEDNPLRERKWLQAIWRGRGTVRPESWRLYFVVLLGGEAVGMQDLIGVNFDRFRTVTTFSWLAPGARRQGLGREMRAAILHLAFGGFGAAEATSEAFFDNEASNRVSGALGYRPDGRDWATRRGEPAVLNRWRLGREDWEVRRRSDIELIGVEECKPVLSIQ
- a CDS encoding peroxiredoxin, which encodes MTIPSTRTLQVGDLAPDFTVTDDAGQPLTFSGWRGRWVVLFFFPRAAATHCQMQARRFQALFPEFRAAGAQLVGVSSDTRQSQVEFRGLCQLDFPLIPDRTHALSSLYGVLDEPEPGDEVRPARRETFLISPDGRIAAHWRDVVPHTHAAEVLERLRAIRGAE